In one window of Arthrobacter pascens DNA:
- a CDS encoding LOG family protein, translating to MNLSGSLGPSPRTLEVESIESFDRLVDEGAVAMHGWHAQSLDLRGRTAALENLKVEGAIFLGCTFDPGVEERLRRRGALIFPRLQGVPFNPYRSSLYTPQELYDGLDHAPYEELPDALVYQWSIRQGQRQRVDATLASALHDHAIGDALDDLTRSEFSSGRTIVGVMGGHAAQRGSVEFAQAATLGRLLARSGRLVATGGGPGAMEAANLGAYLSHIPDDGFKEALAELGSVPGFRPSVSAWARVAAAVVDRFPDGTPSLGIPTWFYGHEPPNYFATHIAKYFANAIREAILLELCNGGIIFLPGAAGTVQEIFQDACENYYSAREAVTPMVLVGRRHWEHEYPAWPMLSRLAAGRPMADRVFLVDTVEEAVAVMGG from the coding sequence ATGAATCTCTCCGGCAGCCTGGGCCCCAGCCCCAGAACGCTCGAGGTCGAGAGCATCGAGAGCTTCGACCGGCTGGTGGACGAGGGCGCAGTGGCGATGCATGGCTGGCACGCGCAGTCCCTGGACCTTCGCGGCAGGACTGCTGCCCTGGAGAATCTTAAGGTGGAAGGGGCCATCTTCCTGGGCTGCACTTTTGATCCAGGGGTGGAGGAGCGGCTGCGGCGCCGCGGTGCCCTGATCTTCCCCCGGCTTCAGGGCGTCCCCTTCAATCCCTACCGGTCAAGCCTCTACACGCCGCAGGAGCTCTACGACGGACTGGACCACGCCCCCTATGAGGAACTTCCCGACGCACTCGTGTACCAGTGGAGCATCCGCCAGGGGCAGCGGCAACGGGTGGACGCCACCCTGGCATCCGCGCTGCACGATCATGCCATTGGAGACGCGCTGGATGATCTGACCCGGTCCGAGTTTTCTTCCGGCCGCACGATAGTGGGCGTGATGGGCGGGCACGCCGCCCAGCGCGGCAGCGTGGAGTTCGCACAGGCCGCGACCCTGGGGAGGCTGCTGGCCCGGAGCGGCCGGCTCGTGGCCACAGGCGGCGGACCAGGAGCGATGGAAGCGGCGAACCTGGGCGCTTACCTGAGCCATATTCCCGACGACGGCTTCAAGGAGGCACTGGCGGAGCTGGGGTCTGTCCCCGGCTTCCGCCCATCAGTGTCCGCATGGGCGCGTGTGGCCGCCGCCGTCGTCGATCGTTTTCCGGACGGAACACCGTCGCTGGGTATCCCCACCTGGTTCTACGGCCATGAGCCGCCCAACTACTTTGCAACACATATCGCCAAATACTTCGCCAACGCCATCCGCGAGGCGATCTTGCTGGAACTCTGCAACGGCGGCATTATTTTCCTCCCCGGGGCCGCCGGCACCGTCCAGGAAATCTTCCAGGATGCGTGCGAGAACTACTACAGCGCCCGGGAAGCCGTGACCCCCATGGTGCTGGTGGGCAGGAGGCACTGGGAGCACGAGTACCCGGCGTGGCCCATGCTCAGCCGGCTGGCGGCAGGGCGGCCCATGGCAGACCGGGTCTTCCTGGTGGACACCGTTGAAGAAGCTGTCGCGGTTATGGGCGGCTAG
- a CDS encoding GntR family transcriptional regulator: MANQLGVIIDRSSPVPLYHQVVQGIEAAIHTGVLEPGSKLDNEIDLAAQLNLSRPTMRKAMDELVRSGLLVRKRGVGTQVVSSQVRRPLELSSLYDDLTNNGKKPTTTVLSFSHMEADAATLTALQLPAGSKVYHFTRLRKVGGKPLALMENWVRDDIATMDEAMLANEGMYAILRRGGVNFRLATQRIGAVIANEYQAGLLETEVNSALVTMERTATDDTGRRVETGHHVYRADSYSFEMTLVQR; the protein is encoded by the coding sequence GTGGCCAATCAGCTGGGCGTCATCATCGACCGTTCCTCGCCGGTGCCTCTGTATCACCAGGTGGTCCAGGGCATTGAGGCGGCGATCCACACCGGAGTCCTGGAACCGGGCAGCAAACTGGATAACGAAATCGACCTGGCAGCCCAGCTCAACCTCTCCAGGCCCACCATGCGCAAGGCAATGGACGAACTCGTCCGTTCCGGGCTTCTGGTGCGCAAGCGCGGCGTCGGGACGCAGGTAGTGTCAAGCCAGGTCCGTCGGCCACTCGAGCTCTCCAGTCTGTACGACGACCTGACCAACAACGGCAAGAAGCCCACGACGACGGTCCTTAGTTTCTCGCACATGGAAGCCGACGCGGCCACGCTGACCGCCCTGCAGCTGCCTGCCGGTTCGAAGGTCTACCACTTCACCCGTCTTCGGAAAGTGGGCGGAAAGCCCCTCGCACTCATGGAGAACTGGGTCCGGGACGATATCGCCACGATGGACGAAGCCATGCTGGCCAACGAGGGCATGTACGCGATCCTGCGCCGCGGCGGCGTGAACTTCCGGCTTGCCACCCAGCGGATCGGCGCGGTGATCGCCAACGAATACCAGGCCGGACTCCTGGAGACTGAGGTCAATTCCGCCCTTGTCACCATGGAGCGGACGGCGACAGACGACACGGGACGCCGGGTGGAAACCGGTCACCACGTCTACCGGGCCGATTCCTACAGTTTTGAAATGACACTCGTACAGCGCTAA
- the iolB gene encoding 5-deoxy-glucuronate isomerase, with translation MANWVYPLGTANDGDWDVSLGTSDSALAVQGWAHTGLKVGTLAAGAAVELPAAAEERIIVPLNGSFTVTVDDVEYPLAGRASVFHGPSDVLYCGTDKAVTIGSAGGGRVAVATAPAKATYPTRLVTAGETPVELRGAGNCSRQVHNFGTPAALEADRFIVCEVITPAGNWSSYPPHKHDEEKDGETQLEEIYYFETRVADGSGAPAESDAIGYQRVYASDERAIDVAAEVRTGDVVLVPYGWHGPAMAAPGYDLYYLNVMAGPGPVRDWLISDDPHHGWVRQSWDGQDIDPRLPFGA, from the coding sequence ATGGCCAACTGGGTCTATCCGCTGGGAACAGCCAACGACGGCGACTGGGACGTCTCGCTCGGAACCTCCGATTCGGCCCTCGCCGTGCAAGGCTGGGCCCACACCGGGCTCAAGGTCGGCACGCTCGCCGCGGGCGCCGCCGTCGAACTTCCCGCCGCAGCGGAGGAACGGATCATCGTGCCGCTCAATGGCTCCTTCACGGTGACGGTTGACGACGTCGAGTATCCCCTTGCGGGCCGGGCCTCCGTTTTCCATGGCCCCAGTGACGTCCTGTACTGCGGTACCGATAAGGCCGTCACCATCGGTTCGGCGGGCGGTGGCCGTGTGGCTGTTGCCACCGCGCCGGCGAAGGCAACTTATCCGACCCGGTTGGTCACGGCAGGTGAAACCCCCGTGGAACTGCGTGGTGCCGGCAATTGCTCCCGCCAGGTTCACAACTTCGGCACGCCGGCGGCGTTGGAGGCAGATCGATTTATTGTCTGCGAGGTGATCACTCCGGCAGGTAACTGGTCCTCCTATCCTCCGCACAAGCACGATGAGGAAAAGGACGGCGAGACGCAGCTTGAAGAGATCTACTATTTCGAAACCCGGGTGGCCGATGGTTCCGGGGCCCCCGCCGAGAGCGACGCCATCGGCTACCAACGGGTCTACGCCTCGGATGAACGCGCGATCGACGTTGCCGCAGAAGTCCGTACCGGCGACGTTGTCCTGGTTCCCTACGGCTGGCACGGCCCCGCCATGGCCGCACCCGGCTACGACCTGTACTACCTCAACGTTATGGCCGGCCCCGGTCCCGTCCGTGATTGGCTGATCAGCGACGACCCGCACCACGGGTGGGTGCGCCAAAGCTGGGATGGGCAGGACATCGACCCGCGGCTACCGTTCGGCGCGTAG
- a CDS encoding Gfo/Idh/MocA family protein has product MKDVILGLVGVGRIGVMHANNIAALNGVLNPQGINVRLLLTDVAEDHARGIAAGLGAGFLPSVEKLIASGVGGLVIATGTGTHPELIKAGVNAGIPVFCEKPVAMNVADALPVLDYIREHSGVVQIGHQRRFDHGYLEAKRAYHAGELGWIHSLRAVTCDMAPPPVEFLASSGGLFRDCSVHDFDILRWLTGREIVEVYAKGSNNGDPAIGAVGDVDTALALVTFDDGTVGTVSASRYNGAGHDVRLEIQGSSRSLMVGLDEKTAMASAEAGIEFPAGESHRTFAERFDQAYRSEMAAFVELILGRRENPCTPEDAVAASRVADAAQESLATAVPVNVGLAKATAKAKAA; this is encoded by the coding sequence GTGAAGGATGTCATCCTTGGTCTGGTCGGAGTGGGCCGCATCGGCGTGATGCACGCGAACAACATCGCCGCGCTCAACGGAGTTCTCAACCCGCAGGGCATCAACGTCAGGCTCCTGCTCACCGACGTCGCCGAGGACCACGCCAGGGGGATCGCTGCCGGCCTCGGTGCCGGGTTCCTGCCCTCCGTGGAGAAACTCATCGCCTCCGGCGTGGGCGGACTGGTCATCGCCACCGGAACCGGAACCCACCCCGAGCTGATCAAGGCGGGCGTGAACGCCGGAATCCCCGTCTTCTGCGAAAAGCCCGTGGCCATGAACGTGGCGGACGCCCTGCCCGTGCTGGACTACATACGCGAGCACAGCGGCGTGGTGCAGATCGGCCACCAGCGCCGCTTTGACCACGGCTACCTTGAGGCCAAGCGTGCCTATCACGCGGGCGAACTGGGCTGGATCCACTCCCTGCGCGCCGTCACCTGCGATATGGCGCCACCTCCCGTGGAGTTCCTCGCAAGCTCCGGCGGACTGTTCCGCGACTGCTCCGTCCACGACTTCGACATCCTGCGCTGGCTCACCGGCCGCGAGATCGTCGAGGTCTACGCGAAGGGCTCCAACAACGGCGATCCGGCCATCGGTGCAGTGGGCGACGTGGACACCGCGCTGGCGCTGGTGACGTTCGACGACGGCACAGTCGGTACCGTGTCGGCCAGCCGCTACAACGGTGCCGGCCACGACGTCCGCCTGGAAATCCAAGGCTCCAGCCGTTCGCTCATGGTTGGGCTCGACGAGAAAACGGCCATGGCGTCGGCCGAAGCCGGGATCGAATTTCCCGCCGGGGAATCCCACCGGACCTTCGCCGAGCGCTTCGACCAGGCATACCGGTCCGAAATGGCCGCGTTCGTCGAGCTGATCCTGGGCAGGCGGGAGAATCCCTGCACCCCGGAGGATGCCGTGGCCGCTTCCCGAGTGGCTGACGCTGCCCAGGAATCGCTGGCAACGGCCGTCCCGGTCAACGTGGGGCTGGCTAAGGCCACCGCCAAGGCCAAGGCTGCCTAG
- a CDS encoding TIM barrel protein, which translates to MRLAVCAEMVFTDRPFVERVRRIHESGFDVELWDSRGKDIPALKATGAVFSSMTGYTSGSVVDPETADDVVRTAESLIPTALELGVSRMVVHPAELIDGHAARPMYRSTGRMWSTGARTLERLGRLGEKYGVTFCLENLNTILDHPGIPLARAKDTLALVEAAGHPHAKLMLDLYHAQLGEGNLIELVRTALPYIGEIQVADVPGRCEPGTGEINYAAVARALAEAGYDGTVGMEAWAKGDSDAALAAFRAAFTVYAAEKL; encoded by the coding sequence ATGCGCCTGGCAGTCTGCGCGGAGATGGTCTTCACGGACCGTCCGTTTGTGGAACGCGTGCGCCGGATCCACGAGTCCGGTTTCGACGTCGAACTGTGGGATTCGCGGGGCAAGGACATTCCGGCGCTCAAAGCCACTGGCGCCGTGTTTTCCTCTATGACGGGCTACACCTCAGGCAGCGTGGTGGACCCTGAAACTGCCGATGATGTCGTCCGGACCGCGGAATCGCTGATCCCCACTGCCCTGGAACTTGGCGTCAGCCGCATGGTGGTGCACCCGGCAGAACTCATCGACGGCCACGCCGCCCGCCCCATGTACCGTTCCACCGGCCGCATGTGGAGCACCGGCGCACGGACGTTGGAGCGCCTTGGCAGGCTGGGAGAGAAGTACGGTGTGACGTTCTGCCTGGAGAACCTCAACACCATCCTTGACCACCCCGGCATCCCGCTGGCACGAGCGAAGGACACCCTGGCACTGGTGGAGGCCGCCGGCCACCCCCACGCCAAACTGATGTTGGATCTTTACCACGCGCAACTGGGGGAGGGAAACCTCATTGAGTTGGTGCGGACGGCCCTGCCCTACATCGGCGAGATCCAGGTGGCCGACGTCCCGGGGCGGTGTGAACCCGGAACAGGGGAAATCAACTACGCGGCCGTCGCCAGGGCGCTCGCGGAGGCCGGGTATGACGGGACGGTGGGCATGGAGGCGTGGGCCAAGGGCGACAGCGATGCAGCGCTGGCCGCCTTCCGCGCGGCATTCACCGTCTATGCGGCGGAGAAACTGTGA
- a CDS encoding Gfo/Idh/MocA family oxidoreductase, whose product MAYLNRNPSDVVLPVRIGLIGSGWMGAFHADSIARRVPGAVLAAIADPNVESAQALAQALGTAKVTANAEDILADSEIDAVVIASPARFHSSLIAQAANAGKHVFCEKPAGQGLDELDAALAAVEEAGVHFQIGFNRRYADDFLAAKKDLAAGIAGTPQLLRSLTRDPGTGSIPNAARVPAWTIFLETLIHDFDTLNWFNEGAEPVEVYAVADALVEPSLRDQGFLDTAVVTIRYSNGAVAVAEANFSALYGYDIRGEVFGSKGMVQAGRATETAARRYTAEGLSADTPRLNVELFRQAYTDELVDFAGAVRARRDGMPPLSSDFNVTPGGADARRALAMALACIESVKRGAPVAVNESAAV is encoded by the coding sequence TTGGCTTATCTCAACCGCAATCCGTCCGACGTCGTCCTGCCCGTACGGATCGGGCTCATCGGCTCCGGCTGGATGGGGGCGTTCCATGCCGATAGCATCGCCCGCCGCGTCCCGGGCGCAGTCCTGGCAGCCATCGCCGATCCCAATGTGGAATCCGCGCAGGCCCTTGCCCAGGCGCTGGGCACGGCAAAGGTGACGGCCAACGCAGAAGACATCCTGGCCGATTCGGAGATCGATGCGGTGGTGATCGCCAGCCCCGCACGCTTCCACTCCTCACTGATCGCACAGGCCGCGAACGCCGGCAAGCACGTTTTCTGCGAGAAGCCGGCGGGTCAGGGGCTCGACGAACTCGACGCTGCCCTCGCAGCGGTGGAAGAGGCCGGCGTGCACTTCCAGATCGGCTTCAACCGGCGCTACGCCGATGACTTCCTGGCCGCCAAGAAGGACCTGGCCGCAGGCATCGCCGGAACGCCGCAGCTCCTGCGCTCGCTGACGCGCGATCCCGGGACCGGAAGTATCCCGAACGCGGCCAGGGTCCCGGCATGGACCATCTTCCTGGAGACCCTCATCCATGATTTTGACACCCTCAACTGGTTCAACGAAGGTGCCGAGCCCGTGGAGGTCTACGCGGTGGCGGACGCGCTCGTGGAGCCCTCCCTGCGCGACCAGGGGTTCCTGGACACCGCAGTGGTGACCATCCGCTACAGCAACGGTGCCGTGGCCGTGGCCGAGGCAAACTTCAGCGCCCTGTACGGGTACGACATCCGCGGCGAAGTCTTCGGTTCCAAAGGCATGGTCCAGGCTGGCCGCGCCACGGAAACGGCGGCCCGCCGGTACACGGCGGAGGGACTGTCCGCCGACACCCCGCGGCTCAACGTTGAACTGTTCCGGCAGGCCTATACTGACGAACTCGTCGACTTCGCCGGTGCCGTGCGTGCGCGGCGCGACGGCATGCCGCCGTTGTCGTCCGATTTCAACGTCACCCCGGGTGGTGCGGATGCCCGCCGTGCGCTGGCCATGGCACTGGCCTGCATCGAATCGGTGAAACGAGGCGCACCGGTGGCGGTCAACGAGTCGGCAGCCGTCTGA
- a CDS encoding ATP-binding cassette domain-containing protein — protein MNAKEIDQTTLLRNETDPLTHTPVHLLSLNKVGKNYGNILALSDVTMAVDNGRVTCVLGDNGAGKSTLIKIIAGLHQHDAGALNIMGEERKFTSPRDALDAGIATVYQDLAVVPLMPIWRNFFLGSELTIGFGPFKSLDVEKMKAITLKELAEMGIDLRDVEQPIGQLSGGERQCVAIARAVYFGAKVLILDEPTAALGVKQSGVVLRYILQARDRGLGVIFITHNPHHAFPVGDRFLLLKRGKSIGYYDKKDITLDELTAQMAGGAELAELAHELEQLGGHNDVVAEVKGEVAGVAQTAGNSRH, from the coding sequence ATGAATGCCAAAGAAATCGACCAAACCACCCTGCTCCGGAACGAGACGGACCCGCTGACCCACACCCCCGTGCACCTGCTCTCGTTGAACAAGGTGGGGAAAAACTACGGCAACATCCTCGCGTTGAGCGATGTCACCATGGCCGTGGACAACGGCCGCGTCACCTGTGTCCTGGGTGATAACGGTGCGGGCAAGTCCACGCTGATCAAGATCATCGCCGGCCTGCACCAGCACGACGCCGGGGCCCTGAACATCATGGGCGAGGAACGGAAATTCACCTCGCCCCGTGACGCGCTCGACGCCGGAATCGCCACCGTCTACCAGGACCTCGCTGTTGTGCCGCTGATGCCGATCTGGCGGAACTTCTTTCTCGGCTCCGAGCTGACCATCGGCTTCGGTCCGTTCAAGAGCCTGGACGTCGAGAAGATGAAAGCCATCACGCTCAAGGAACTCGCCGAGATGGGCATCGACCTCCGCGATGTGGAGCAGCCCATCGGCCAGCTCTCCGGCGGTGAACGCCAGTGTGTGGCGATCGCCCGCGCCGTGTACTTCGGCGCGAAGGTGCTGATCCTGGACGAGCCGACGGCGGCCCTCGGCGTGAAGCAGTCCGGCGTTGTCCTGCGGTACATCCTGCAGGCCCGCGACCGCGGCCTCGGGGTCATCTTCATCACCCACAACCCGCACCACGCCTTCCCCGTGGGGGACCGGTTCCTGCTGCTCAAGCGCGGCAAGTCGATCGGCTACTACGACAAGAAGGACATCACCCTCGACGAGCTCACCGCCCAGATGGCCGGCGGCGCGGAACTCGCCGAACTCGCCCACGAGCTCGAACAGCTTGGCGGCCACAACGACGTCGTTGCCGAAGTTAAGGGCGAAGTGGCCGGGGTGGCACAAACCGCCGGCAACTCCCGCCACTAA
- a CDS encoding ABC transporter permease — MANAVLTATSDERVRTRNTIQKLLLRPEIGALVGALVLFVFFAAIAPVFLQPSSLATVLYGSSTIGIMAVGVALLMIGGEFDLSTGVAVITSALSASMFSWYFSTNIWVGVAFALVVSLGIGFINGWILVKTKLPSFIVTLASFLMLAGLNLGLTRMIGGAVATPSVSDLDGFAAARVLFASTIKIGGIDVNVTVFIWIALVIVASWVLLRTKVGNWIFAAGGDANAARAVGVPVNKTKIGLFMAVGFCGWILGMHNVFAFNTVQSGEGVGNEFLYIIAAVIGGCLLTGGYGSAVGGAIGAFIFGMANKGIVYAQWNPDWFKFFLGLMLLLATIVNLIVKRRAELK; from the coding sequence ATGGCTAATGCTGTCCTAACCGCCACCTCAGATGAGCGCGTCCGCACCCGAAATACCATCCAAAAATTGCTGTTGCGCCCCGAAATAGGCGCCCTCGTCGGCGCTCTGGTACTTTTCGTATTCTTTGCCGCCATCGCCCCCGTCTTCCTGCAGCCCAGTTCCCTGGCAACCGTGCTGTACGGCAGCTCCACCATCGGGATCATGGCCGTGGGCGTGGCCCTGCTGATGATCGGTGGCGAATTTGACCTCTCCACCGGCGTCGCAGTCATCACCTCAGCCCTCTCAGCCTCCATGTTCAGCTGGTACTTCAGCACAAACATCTGGGTCGGAGTTGCCTTCGCGCTCGTAGTGTCCCTGGGCATCGGGTTCATCAACGGCTGGATCCTCGTCAAAACAAAACTCCCCAGCTTCATCGTCACGCTGGCATCCTTCCTGATGCTTGCCGGCCTCAACCTCGGCCTGACCCGCATGATCGGCGGGGCGGTGGCAACCCCCTCGGTGTCCGACCTCGACGGTTTCGCCGCCGCCCGCGTGCTGTTCGCCTCGACCATCAAGATCGGCGGCATCGACGTCAACGTCACGGTGTTCATCTGGATCGCCCTGGTGATCGTGGCTTCCTGGGTCCTGCTGCGCACCAAGGTGGGCAACTGGATCTTCGCCGCCGGCGGCGACGCCAACGCGGCCCGCGCCGTGGGTGTGCCCGTCAACAAGACCAAGATCGGCCTGTTCATGGCTGTCGGTTTCTGCGGCTGGATCCTGGGCATGCACAACGTCTTCGCCTTCAACACCGTGCAGTCCGGTGAGGGAGTTGGCAACGAGTTCCTCTACATCATCGCCGCGGTCATCGGCGGCTGCCTTCTCACCGGCGGCTACGGCTCGGCCGTGGGCGGGGCGATCGGCGCGTTCATCTTCGGCATGGCCAACAAGGGCATCGTCTACGCGCAGTGGAACCCGGACTGGTTCAAGTTCTTCCTGGGCCTGATGCTGCTGCTGGCCACCATCGTCAACCTCATCGTCAAGCGCCGCGCGGAACTCAAGTAA
- a CDS encoding substrate-binding domain-containing protein — protein sequence MKKISWRKAALIAAVVPMLALSACSSTGGKTETVNGGGGGTVADTPRLKVAMITHAAAGDTFWDIVRKGAESAAKKDNVELLYSGDAEGGRQAQLVQQAIDQKVDGILVTLAKPEALKDVVKKAVDAGIPVVSFNAGEDQSKAMGAITHFGQSDKLAGVTVGQRLAAEGIKHPICVIQEQGHVGLENRCAGVKEQVPGSEILNVNGADMTSVSSTVTAKLQSTPDADAIIGLGAPFTLTIVKSVKESGSKVKVASFDLNGDLAKAIEDGSVMFTVDQQPYLQGYGAVDTIWLNKVGGFKVGGGQQVYTGPAVVDKSNAADVSKFAQAGIR from the coding sequence GTGAAGAAGATTTCTTGGCGGAAGGCAGCTCTGATAGCGGCCGTCGTTCCGATGCTGGCCCTGAGCGCCTGTTCAAGCACCGGCGGCAAGACCGAAACCGTAAATGGTGGGGGAGGTGGCACGGTTGCGGACACGCCGCGATTGAAGGTCGCGATGATCACCCACGCGGCCGCCGGTGACACGTTCTGGGACATCGTCCGGAAGGGTGCCGAGAGCGCCGCGAAGAAGGACAACGTCGAGCTGCTGTACAGCGGGGACGCTGAGGGGGGCCGCCAGGCGCAGTTGGTGCAGCAGGCCATTGACCAGAAGGTGGACGGTATCCTCGTCACGCTGGCCAAGCCGGAGGCCCTGAAGGACGTCGTCAAGAAGGCGGTGGACGCGGGGATTCCCGTGGTGAGCTTCAACGCCGGTGAAGACCAGTCGAAGGCTATGGGCGCTATCACCCACTTTGGGCAGAGCGACAAGCTCGCCGGTGTCACGGTGGGACAGCGACTCGCCGCAGAGGGCATCAAGCACCCGATCTGCGTGATTCAGGAGCAGGGCCACGTCGGCCTCGAAAACCGGTGTGCCGGTGTCAAGGAACAGGTTCCCGGCTCCGAGATCCTCAACGTCAACGGCGCGGACATGACCTCCGTTTCCTCTACAGTGACGGCGAAGCTCCAGTCCACGCCGGACGCCGACGCGATCATCGGTCTCGGCGCCCCCTTCACGCTCACCATTGTGAAGTCCGTGAAGGAATCAGGCAGCAAGGTCAAGGTGGCTTCGTTCGACCTGAACGGCGACCTGGCCAAGGCCATTGAAGACGGAAGTGTCATGTTCACCGTGGACCAGCAGCCCTATCTCCAGGGCTACGGCGCTGTGGACACCATTTGGCTGAACAAAGTGGGCGGTTTCAAGGTTGGCGGCGGGCAGCAGGTCTACACGGGCCCGGCTGTTGTCGACAAGAGCAATGCTGCCGATGTCTCCAAGTTCGCTCAGGCCGGCATCCGCTAA
- a CDS encoding substrate-binding domain-containing protein, which produces MTGLGHWNIVHVDGGSAVSAARRRDAFRLEMMGRQLEPVIIPGGPAEDDGLRAGDSLQGSLPSAVIAFNDRSALGVMESLRAAGLCVPEDASVLGFDNSQLAQLRFVQLSSVSSEAPLLAVAAVDRAVDRLEGRGGPVHVVHDPRLIVRRTTAPPAEAWKLGSNSTSLATGPINFT; this is translated from the coding sequence CTGACGGGCCTGGGGCACTGGAATATTGTCCATGTCGACGGTGGATCGGCCGTCTCGGCCGCGCGGCGCCGGGATGCTTTTCGGCTCGAGATGATGGGCCGCCAGCTTGAGCCGGTCATCATTCCCGGCGGGCCCGCGGAAGACGACGGTTTGAGGGCTGGGGATTCGCTTCAGGGGAGCCTCCCTTCTGCTGTCATTGCGTTCAACGACCGATCGGCTCTGGGTGTAATGGAAAGCTTGCGGGCTGCAGGGCTGTGTGTCCCCGAGGACGCATCTGTCCTTGGCTTCGACAACAGTCAGCTTGCGCAGCTCAGGTTCGTGCAGCTTTCGTCCGTCAGTTCTGAGGCGCCGCTGCTGGCCGTCGCTGCCGTCGACCGTGCGGTTGATCGATTGGAAGGCCGGGGCGGTCCCGTCCACGTAGTCCATGACCCTCGCTTGATCGTCCGCAGGACAACGGCGCCACCCGCGGAGGCCTGGAAGCTCGGGAGTAACAGCACCTCGCTCGCCACGGGCCCGATCAATTTCACGTAA
- a CDS encoding LacI family DNA-binding transcriptional regulator: protein MQRRPTLMDVAQAAGVSRALVSIVMRGAPGAAETTRERVLTVARDLGYRPDSRARLLRSSRTRLLGVTFHGSAPFHAEIVDAVYAQAAERGYEVVLSAVGRSRSEARAIDGLLDFGSEALIVIAPSLGIRELERYSGRVPVVSLLRDDVGAFVDSISSDDRAGVRSGRTPDGPGALEYCPCRRWIGRLGRAAPGCFSARDDGPPA from the coding sequence ATGCAGCGCCGCCCAACCCTGATGGATGTCGCGCAAGCGGCGGGCGTTTCCAGGGCGCTGGTCTCGATTGTGATGCGGGGCGCTCCGGGGGCCGCGGAAACCACCCGGGAGAGGGTCCTCACTGTGGCGCGAGACTTGGGCTACCGGCCGGACAGCCGGGCGCGGTTGCTCCGGAGCAGCAGGACGAGGCTGCTCGGTGTCACCTTCCATGGCAGTGCCCCATTCCACGCGGAAATCGTCGACGCGGTCTACGCCCAGGCTGCAGAGCGGGGCTACGAAGTGGTGCTCAGTGCGGTCGGCCGCAGCCGATCGGAAGCGCGGGCGATTGACGGGCTTCTTGACTTCGGCTCGGAAGCGTTGATTGTCATCGCGCCGAGCTTGGGCATCAGGGAACTGGAGCGCTATTCCGGTCGCGTTCCTGTCGTGAGCCTCCTGCGTGACGACGTTGGCGCCTTCGTTGACTCGATCAGCAGCGACGATCGTGCCGGCGTCCGTAGCGGTAGAACACCTGACGGGCCTGGGGCACTGGAATATTGTCCATGTCGACGGTGGATCGGCCGTCTCGGCCGCGCGGCGCCGGGATGCTTTTCGGCTCGAGATGATGGGCCGCCAGCTTGA